The following coding sequences are from one Kallotenue papyrolyticum window:
- a CDS encoding peptide ABC transporter substrate-binding protein, whose translation MTPSRGRSTLISRCGPWLLVLSLLLGCTIQPAPAALPPAATATAEPSAAQTDPAPPATTPPVAAQQNRAPAETSSWTIALEDEPGNLFPFSPDGRAAAPVLQAMLPAPVLEHNYTYTTTGVLERLPTLDNGDVQLEELNGFLDETGQFTLTETTQPTTTQRLVVIFRWNPALRWADGTPLTAADSVFSYDLFGQIEAPAEANAIRAMLERYELVDEHTTRAVFKPGRVEPAYLHAAWPPLPKHRLADLPADQALETFRREPLGYGPYTFAFQEPGRLVLQRNEYWPAAQRLPAQLIFRFVGSAENVRSAVVGGEADVGVLERSSGDLFRFLEQDRQTEAARVITLAGPIYEHLDLNLDQSWLQDIRVRRALAHAINRQALSEQFFGGLVAPLHSWILPEQRAFYAGDEQLRRYDYDPERANALLEEAGLADHNGDGLRDLPSGEPFTATLLTSATPLRTAMAEQIAGNLRAVGINSEVQTQPLDQFYSRTGPLYRRSFELALFAWIANTDPDGLALWSCNAVPKAENGFTGNNFSGWCFEEAEWALRRATSTLDPTARARDYLKHQQLWSQEVPVIPLLQRPIVVLHRPTLTGVAPDPLAPITWNLEQWSHAP comes from the coding sequence ATGACACCATCGAGAGGCAGATCCACGTTGATCTCGCGTTGTGGCCCGTGGCTGTTGGTCCTGAGTCTGCTGCTCGGCTGCACCATCCAGCCGGCGCCGGCGGCCCTCCCGCCGGCAGCCACCGCCACCGCTGAGCCCAGCGCAGCGCAGACCGATCCCGCACCGCCGGCCACCACGCCGCCGGTTGCCGCGCAGCAGAATCGTGCGCCGGCCGAAACGTCAAGCTGGACGATTGCGCTGGAGGATGAACCCGGCAATCTGTTCCCCTTCTCGCCGGATGGACGCGCCGCGGCGCCGGTGCTGCAAGCCATGCTCCCTGCGCCGGTCTTGGAGCACAACTACACCTACACCACCACCGGCGTCCTCGAACGCTTGCCAACCCTGGACAACGGCGATGTGCAGCTCGAGGAGCTCAACGGCTTTCTCGACGAGACCGGCCAGTTCACGCTCACCGAAACCACCCAGCCGACCACGACTCAGCGGCTGGTAGTCATCTTTCGCTGGAATCCGGCCCTGCGCTGGGCCGACGGCACGCCCCTAACCGCAGCCGACTCCGTCTTCAGCTACGACCTCTTCGGTCAGATCGAAGCGCCGGCGGAAGCCAACGCCATCCGCGCCATGCTCGAACGCTACGAGCTGGTGGACGAGCACACCACACGCGCGGTCTTCAAGCCGGGCCGCGTCGAGCCGGCCTACCTGCACGCCGCCTGGCCGCCGCTGCCCAAGCACCGTCTGGCCGATCTGCCCGCCGATCAGGCGCTGGAGACCTTTCGACGCGAGCCACTGGGCTATGGTCCTTACACCTTCGCCTTCCAGGAACCCGGACGGCTGGTCCTGCAGCGCAACGAGTACTGGCCCGCTGCACAGCGCTTGCCCGCACAGCTCATCTTCCGCTTTGTGGGCTCCGCCGAAAATGTGCGCAGCGCCGTTGTCGGCGGCGAAGCTGATGTCGGTGTCCTCGAACGCAGCTCCGGCGATCTGTTCCGTTTTCTGGAGCAGGATCGCCAGACCGAAGCCGCGCGCGTGATCACGCTGGCCGGCCCGATCTATGAGCATCTCGACCTCAATCTAGACCAGTCCTGGCTCCAGGACATCCGCGTGCGGCGCGCGCTAGCGCATGCCATCAATCGCCAAGCGCTGAGCGAGCAGTTCTTTGGCGGTCTGGTCGCACCGCTGCATAGCTGGATCCTGCCGGAACAGCGCGCTTTCTATGCCGGTGATGAGCAGCTCCGACGCTACGACTACGATCCGGAGCGCGCCAACGCGCTGCTGGAGGAAGCCGGCCTGGCCGATCACAACGGTGATGGGCTGCGCGATCTGCCCAGCGGCGAGCCGTTCACCGCGACGTTGCTGACCAGCGCCACGCCCCTGCGCACCGCCATGGCTGAGCAGATCGCCGGCAACCTGCGCGCGGTCGGTATCAACAGCGAGGTGCAGACCCAACCGCTTGATCAGTTCTACAGCCGTACCGGGCCGCTTTACCGGCGCAGTTTTGAACTGGCGCTCTTTGCCTGGATCGCCAATACCGATCCGGATGGCCTGGCGTTGTGGAGCTGCAATGCCGTACCCAAAGCCGAGAATGGCTTTACCGGCAACAATTTCAGCGGCTGGTGCTTCGAGGAAGCCGAATGGGCCCTGCGCCGCGCGACCAGCACGCTCGATCCCACCGCCCGCGCGCGCGACTATCTGAAGCATCAGCAACTCTGGTCCCAGGAAGTGCCGGTCATTCCCCTGCTGCAGCGCCCGATCGTTGTGCTGCACCGGCCGACCCTGACCGGCGTCGCTCCCGACCCGCTAGCGCCGATCACCTGGAACCTCGAGCAGTGGAGCCATGCCCCCTAG
- a CDS encoding VanZ family protein: MPPRITRAILRWLPALAWMALIFWFSSQPDLPRPANDLLNLILRKSAHAGVYAVLALLYVWALGGWRWRWWAFGLAALYAVSDEFHQSFTPKRHPTATDVLIDCLGAYAGLRLGPHLLPVIVERVRSWAAGRDPAGAERRA, encoded by the coding sequence ATGCCCCCTAGAATCACGCGAGCCATCCTGCGCTGGCTGCCGGCCCTCGCATGGATGGCTCTGATCTTCTGGTTTTCGTCGCAGCCGGATCTGCCCCGCCCGGCCAACGATCTGCTGAACCTGATCCTACGCAAAAGCGCCCACGCCGGCGTGTACGCCGTGCTCGCGCTCTTGTATGTGTGGGCACTCGGCGGCTGGCGCTGGCGCTGGTGGGCCTTCGGCCTGGCCGCGCTCTATGCCGTCAGCGATGAGTTCCACCAGTCGTTCACGCCCAAGCGCCACCCAACCGCGACCGATGTGCTGATCGACTGCCTCGGCGCGTATGCCGGCCTGCGACTGGGTCCCCATCTGCTACCGGTTATTGTAGAAAGAGTTCGAAGTTGGGCTGCCGGTCGCGACCCAGCAGGTGCCGAAAGGCGCGCCTGA
- the rsfS gene encoding ribosome silencing factor: MARRAVTLAEDKQAHDILMLDLRGLTPIADYFVVCTAENERQLRTLVNTLDEELVKAGARHPRIEGSPEGGWVLLDFSDVVIHIFSPEQREFYRLERLWKQAQPVVVVQ; the protein is encoded by the coding sequence TTGGCGCGTCGTGCGGTGACTCTTGCCGAGGACAAGCAGGCGCACGACATCCTGATGCTGGATCTGCGCGGGCTGACCCCGATCGCCGATTACTTCGTGGTCTGCACGGCGGAGAATGAGCGCCAGCTCCGGACGCTGGTCAACACCCTAGACGAAGAGCTGGTCAAGGCCGGTGCACGCCATCCGCGCATCGAGGGCTCGCCCGAAGGCGGTTGGGTCTTGCTCGATTTCTCGGACGTGGTGATCCACATCTTCTCGCCGGAGCAACGCGAGTTCTATCGTCTGGAACGGCTGTGGAAGCAGGCCCAGCCTGTAGTCGTTGTTCAATAA
- a CDS encoding glycine C-acetyltransferase gives MPQAFQEWIQAQLDELKAQGLYRKLRILGGEQRPRAVIDGREVINLSSNNYLGLTTHPQLRAAAKAAIDRYGVGAGAVRTIIGTMAIHEELERKLAAFKHTEATLVLQSGFTANQAVLGTILGEGDLVISDELNHASIIDGIRLTKAARKVYRHNDMDDLERVLEQTRGEQYRKIVIVTDGVFSMDGDIAPLPRIAELAQAYGAVTMVDDAHASGVLGPHGSGTVHHFGLERVWDISVGTLSKAIGAVGGYAACSLALRELMEHRARPFLFSTAHPPSVAATCIAAVELLQSAEGQQLIDRLWENTRFFKRGLQELGFDTGISETPITPIIIGEGAKAMQFSDRLFARGVFAQGIAYPTVPRDKGRVRTIVTAAHSRADLEEALNVFETVGREMALI, from the coding sequence ATGCCACAGGCATTCCAGGAGTGGATCCAGGCACAACTCGATGAGCTCAAAGCGCAGGGCCTGTATCGCAAGCTGCGCATTCTGGGTGGCGAACAGCGACCACGCGCTGTGATCGACGGACGCGAGGTGATCAACCTCTCGTCCAACAACTACCTGGGGCTGACCACCCATCCGCAGCTGCGCGCAGCGGCCAAGGCCGCGATCGACCGCTATGGCGTCGGCGCGGGCGCGGTACGCACGATCATCGGCACCATGGCTATCCACGAGGAGCTGGAGCGCAAGCTGGCCGCGTTCAAGCACACCGAAGCGACGCTGGTGTTGCAGAGTGGCTTTACCGCCAACCAGGCCGTGCTTGGCACGATCCTGGGCGAGGGCGATCTGGTCATTTCGGATGAGCTCAACCATGCCTCGATCATCGACGGCATCCGGCTGACCAAGGCTGCGCGCAAGGTCTATCGTCACAACGACATGGACGATCTGGAGCGCGTGCTGGAGCAGACACGCGGCGAGCAGTACCGCAAGATCGTGATCGTGACCGACGGCGTCTTCTCGATGGACGGCGATATCGCGCCATTGCCGCGCATTGCCGAGCTGGCGCAGGCCTACGGCGCTGTGACCATGGTGGACGATGCGCACGCTTCGGGTGTGTTGGGTCCCCACGGCAGCGGAACCGTCCATCATTTCGGCCTGGAGCGGGTCTGGGATATCTCGGTGGGCACGCTCTCCAAAGCCATCGGCGCTGTGGGTGGCTATGCCGCCTGTTCGCTGGCGCTGCGCGAGCTGATGGAGCATCGCGCACGGCCGTTTCTGTTTTCGACCGCGCACCCACCCTCGGTGGCGGCGACCTGCATCGCCGCTGTGGAGCTGCTGCAGAGTGCGGAGGGCCAGCAGCTCATCGATCGTTTGTGGGAGAACACGCGCTTTTTCAAGCGTGGCCTGCAGGAGTTGGGCTTCGACACGGGCATCTCCGAGACGCCGATCACGCCGATCATCATCGGCGAGGGCGCCAAAGCGATGCAGTTCTCGGACCGACTCTTCGCGCGCGGCGTGTTTGCCCAGGGGATCGCCTACCCGACAGTACCGCGCGACAAGGGGCGCGTCCGCACGATTGTCACCGCGGCGCACAGTCGCGCCGATCTGGAAGAGGCCTTGAATGTCTTTGAAACGGTTGGCCGCGAAATGGCGTTAATCTGA
- the tdh gene encoding L-threonine 3-dehydrogenase translates to MIPETMRAVVKARAAAGAELQTVPVPTIGPQDVLVRVRAATICGTDLHIYRWDRWAQSRIRPPMVFGHEFAGDVVAVGSEVSTVQVGDFISGETHIVCGACYQCRTGQYHICRRVQILGVDRPGCFAEYVALPASNAWRNDPGLDPAVAAAQEPFGNAVHTALSTDLATKSVLITGCGPIGLFAVGIARAAGASRIFATDVNPQRLEMARMMGATDLLDARGDVVGAIMAATAGEGVDVLLEMSGHPAAIDQGFAALRYGGYAALLGLPGKPLEHFDLANHIVFKGATVYGVSGRKMYETWYRTRELVTTGRVDIAPIITHRLPLEAFAEAFEMMIRGEAAKVALLPQAVA, encoded by the coding sequence TTGATCCCCGAAACCATGCGCGCTGTCGTCAAAGCACGGGCGGCAGCGGGCGCCGAACTTCAGACCGTGCCGGTGCCGACGATCGGCCCACAGGATGTGTTGGTGCGCGTGCGCGCGGCGACGATCTGCGGCACCGATCTGCATATTTATCGCTGGGACCGCTGGGCGCAAAGCCGGATCCGACCGCCAATGGTGTTTGGCCATGAATTTGCGGGCGATGTCGTTGCCGTAGGCAGCGAGGTCAGCACGGTGCAGGTCGGCGATTTCATCTCCGGCGAGACGCATATCGTCTGCGGCGCCTGCTACCAATGCCGCACCGGCCAGTACCATATCTGCCGTCGTGTCCAGATCCTGGGTGTGGATCGTCCGGGCTGTTTTGCCGAATATGTGGCGCTGCCGGCCTCCAACGCCTGGCGCAACGATCCGGGGCTGGATCCGGCAGTGGCTGCCGCGCAGGAGCCCTTCGGCAATGCCGTGCACACGGCGCTATCCACCGATCTGGCCACCAAAAGTGTGCTGATCACCGGCTGCGGCCCGATCGGCCTGTTCGCGGTAGGCATCGCGCGCGCGGCGGGCGCCAGCCGCATCTTCGCTACGGATGTCAATCCGCAGCGGCTGGAAATGGCGCGCATGATGGGCGCGACCGATCTGCTCGACGCGCGCGGCGATGTAGTCGGCGCGATCATGGCCGCGACCGCGGGCGAGGGCGTGGATGTGCTGCTGGAGATGTCGGGCCATCCTGCCGCGATCGATCAGGGCTTCGCAGCGCTGCGCTACGGCGGCTATGCCGCGCTGCTGGGCCTGCCCGGCAAGCCGCTGGAGCACTTCGATCTGGCCAACCATATCGTCTTCAAGGGCGCCACGGTGTATGGCGTCTCCGGTCGCAAAATGTACGAAACCTGGTACCGCACGCGCGAACTGGTCACCACCGGCCGCGTCGATATCGCACCGATCATCACCCACCGTCTGCCGCTGGAGGCCTTTGCCGAGGCGTTCGAGATGATGATCCGCGGCGAGGCGGCCAAGGTCGCGCTTTTGCCGCAGGCCGTCGCCTGA
- a CDS encoding glycosyltransferase family 87 protein — MNSDPASIPVAQAGAAAWQRLRRLGMALTALGCVGLALGLHQVLRAPSDLTQDYAAALALRAGTSIYGDHIGYVTHLFGPTLRFEQPFENFHPPFTAVLVLPLTLLPYPVAVLLWSGICLALYLGCSRLVLRDCELRFPALPAWLLLGAALCWYPVQAHLALGQLSLPVVASLLAGWALLRRQRDGWAGALIGLATLIKMFPGLLGLYLLLTRRWRALISMGATVLVGYGLCLALAGWDDVARYHQSVMARNVEVYGPALLNASLTGVAQRLFTEGRWVEPVVVAPPLARLVVALLAVPLLGSIVLLARHPQPDTRRDLGFAITCVAALLLSPLTWQHSFVLLWLPLALLWCAQPEDRRARRRWRAAWFAALALISLPDIEIARALMSWSLPYRLPWYAALPLLAPTIGLCLIWGLCLALGVAMRRSSAPAPIPPVPTCRAASA; from the coding sequence ATGAACAGCGATCCGGCTTCGATCCCCGTGGCCCAAGCTGGCGCAGCAGCATGGCAACGCCTGCGCCGGCTGGGTATGGCCTTGACGGCGCTCGGTTGCGTCGGTCTGGCGCTCGGGCTGCATCAGGTGCTGCGCGCGCCCTCCGATCTGACCCAGGATTATGCTGCTGCGCTGGCCCTGCGCGCCGGCACCTCGATCTACGGCGATCACATCGGCTACGTCACACACTTGTTCGGCCCGACGTTGCGCTTCGAGCAGCCTTTCGAAAACTTTCATCCACCGTTCACCGCCGTGCTGGTGCTACCCCTGACGCTGCTTCCCTATCCGGTGGCCGTGCTGCTGTGGAGTGGCATCTGCCTCGCGCTCTACCTGGGCTGCAGCCGGCTCGTGCTGCGGGACTGCGAGCTGCGCTTCCCCGCTCTTCCGGCCTGGTTGCTGCTCGGCGCCGCATTGTGCTGGTATCCCGTGCAGGCACACCTGGCGCTGGGGCAGCTTTCGCTGCCGGTTGTCGCCAGCCTGCTGGCCGGCTGGGCGCTGCTGCGCCGGCAACGCGACGGATGGGCCGGAGCGCTGATCGGCCTGGCAACGCTGATCAAAATGTTTCCCGGCCTGCTGGGGCTGTACCTGTTGCTTACCCGGCGCTGGAGGGCACTGATCAGCATGGGCGCGACGGTGCTCGTCGGCTATGGCCTATGTCTGGCACTGGCCGGCTGGGACGATGTTGCGCGCTACCATCAGAGCGTGATGGCGCGCAACGTTGAGGTCTATGGCCCTGCGCTGCTCAACGCCTCCCTCACCGGCGTGGCCCAGCGTCTGTTCACCGAAGGACGCTGGGTTGAGCCGGTCGTTGTGGCACCGCCGCTGGCGCGTCTGGTCGTCGCGCTTCTGGCCGTTCCACTGCTGGGATCGATCGTGCTGCTGGCGCGCCATCCCCAGCCCGACACGCGCCGCGACCTCGGCTTTGCCATTACCTGTGTTGCCGCGCTGCTGCTCTCGCCGCTAACCTGGCAGCACAGCTTCGTCCTGCTCTGGCTGCCGCTGGCGCTGCTCTGGTGCGCCCAACCCGAGGACCGACGCGCCAGACGGCGCTGGCGCGCGGCCTGGTTCGCCGCCCTGGCGCTGATCTCGCTGCCGGACATCGAGATCGCGCGCGCGCTGATGAGCTGGTCGTTGCCCTACCGCCTGCCCTGGTATGCCGCGCTACCGCTGCTGGCGCCAACCATCGGGCTGTGCCTGATCTGGGGGCTGTGCCTGGCTCTCGGCGTTGCGATGCGCAGGAGCAGCGCGCCGGCGCCTATCCCCCCAGTTCCGACATGCCGCGCAGCGTCGGCTTGA
- the moaA gene encoding GTP 3',8-cyclase MoaA: MIIPLQPTGKAADAPDLARAPAEFYRQPGPAHDSFGRRINYLRISLTDRCNFRCVYCMPEHGAHFAPRDELLTDAELLRVVRAAAQVGFEKIRLTGGEPTIRRNLLAIVAGIAATPGIREISMTTNGLRLAELAQPLRDAGLTRVNVSIDTLDPDKFRRITRGGDFARVWAGIQAAERAGLTPIKLNTVVVRGYNDEDVVALARLTLERPWQLRFIEMMPLAGVGELAEQSVVPSAEIIARLEQVYGPLQFVGWFGSDPARTYRLPGAVGTLGFISSISEPFCATCNRMRLTADGKLHLCLLRDNELDLRAALRGGASDEDLAALIRQAVWLKPWGHGLPEGIKPTLRGMSELGG; the protein is encoded by the coding sequence AGGCCGCCGACGCGCCCGACCTAGCGCGCGCGCCGGCGGAGTTCTACCGGCAGCCCGGTCCGGCGCACGATTCCTTCGGGCGGCGCATCAACTACCTGCGCATTTCGCTGACCGATCGCTGCAATTTCCGCTGTGTGTATTGCATGCCGGAGCATGGTGCGCACTTCGCGCCACGCGATGAGCTGCTCACCGATGCCGAGCTGCTGCGCGTCGTGCGCGCCGCGGCGCAGGTTGGCTTCGAAAAGATTCGCCTGACCGGCGGCGAGCCGACGATTCGGCGCAATCTGCTGGCGATCGTCGCGGGCATCGCCGCCACGCCCGGCATTCGTGAGATCTCGATGACCACCAACGGGCTGCGCCTGGCCGAGCTGGCCCAGCCGTTGAGGGATGCCGGCCTGACGCGTGTCAACGTCTCGATCGATACGCTCGATCCCGACAAGTTTCGGCGTATCACGCGCGGCGGTGATTTCGCGCGCGTGTGGGCCGGCATTCAGGCCGCTGAACGCGCCGGCCTCACGCCGATCAAGCTCAATACGGTGGTGGTGCGTGGCTACAACGATGAGGATGTGGTCGCGCTGGCGCGCCTAACCCTGGAGCGGCCCTGGCAACTGCGCTTCATCGAGATGATGCCGCTGGCGGGCGTGGGCGAGCTGGCCGAGCAGAGCGTCGTGCCCAGCGCCGAGATCATCGCGCGACTGGAGCAGGTATACGGACCGCTCCAGTTCGTGGGCTGGTTCGGCAGTGATCCGGCGCGCACCTACCGCCTGCCCGGCGCAGTCGGCACCCTGGGCTTCATCTCCTCGATCAGCGAGCCGTTCTGCGCCACCTGCAACCGCATGCGTCTAACTGCCGACGGCAAGCTGCACCTCTGCCTGCTGCGTGACAACGAGCTCGATCTGCGCGCGGCGCTGCGCGGCGGTGCGTCGGATGAGGACCTGGCGGCGCTGATCCGCCAGGCGGTCTGGCTCAAGCCCTGGGGACACGGCCTGCCCGAAGGCATCAAGCCGACGCTGCGCGGCATGTCGGAACTGGGGGGATAG